The Saprospiraceae bacterium genome includes a window with the following:
- the tnpA gene encoding IS200/IS605 family transposase, translating into MPQSISNVNIHIVFSTKYRQPLILPEYETDIYGYLGQTMNNLNCQTISVGGYLDHVHLLCKLYRPLSMSKLVEEVKKSSSKWIKTLDPRLVDFYWQDGYGVFSVSQSGVQGVVRYIERQKIHHKKKGFQDEYREIMVAHNIEFDEKYVWD; encoded by the coding sequence ATGCCGCAATCAATTTCTAATGTAAACATCCACATAGTTTTTAGTACCAAATATAGACAGCCATTAATCCTACCGGAATATGAAACAGATATATATGGATATCTAGGGCAGACAATGAATAATTTGAATTGCCAAACTATATCTGTTGGAGGTTATTTGGATCATGTTCATTTGTTGTGTAAACTGTATCGTCCATTGTCTATGTCAAAACTTGTCGAGGAAGTCAAAAAAAGTTCTTCTAAATGGATTAAGACGCTTGATCCTAGATTAGTTGATTTTTATTGGCAAGATGGTTATGGTGTATTTTCTGTAAGTCAAAGTGGTGTACAAGGTGTGGTCAGGTATATTGAAAGACAAAAAATCCATCATAAGAAAAAAGGATTTCAAGATGAATATAGGGAAATTATGGTAGCACACAATATTGAATTTGATGAAAAATATGTTTGGGATTAA